The following proteins come from a genomic window of Anopheles ziemanni chromosome 3, idAnoZiCoDA_A2_x.2, whole genome shotgun sequence:
- the LOC131284066 gene encoding uncharacterized protein LOC131284066 — MALLSFRLSIVFTIGLLLLNGFTSDTSVLAFVNEEGPERLRLIAAPPSHVIVTSTRSSPVYLPCQAELAPDTTDDIPNSSYGDDYPDEHNEEDDEEEEDDEGYDEDTDDQEDEEDGFLPHTAPLLNNNDLSHDERSLHRLQRQQPPDVFQRQYRDYEGDEVRRRRRRRRYVRTQGRGFAGRGGYYGGGGLATFEYVWYRNGLEFLTTSFQNQNHRQTHKGFRLFENGTLRIPYNRQNANIAAGVYRCKATLIHHNPRNHGQGSILSTECTVSIAYLDRDNGINFPNNTITVRACEPTILPCPFQSYPAANITWSVNKTTIPLQGGYGNTKDARFFLLQNGSLLISDVQLTDSGRYRCNASNLYVAKNFRSSSVNLVVSATAPSSAPQTTGNHVLMPPLQPLQLSVPAGNTLRLHCACYYCKPQWTFTPRHSQIPIPLDNLTHQVMFVNASVERHEGSFTCRSSPDATAERQTFNVTVLVAPTFVSRISSYISSVVASMTFNCSVSGNPPPTVTWYKNGRAIRSNYIMHYAYPLLRINTLDPEDEGLYQCVAKNAAGEIAASTYLTIRDKQKYRHKAKRLDAIRCFPIDTTSLYLTFNVPSHANPGIEYVMYYLAGDDPFRWFSSPPTQLAANGSLRITGRMVEPFRNYTVFLRACSVSDISGTENILGGGTPGMKKVIPSRLSQGVQCASQGYPILSTFFPNNGIFIWWPKYEGVEPTAFTIQLQHDGNGSLTSFTEQIIGTVDPLDDYMTYEEVEPLLGKIAAKTSQHMDWLWNDDEGDVVNEESGVGRRRRRRRQSHQRENRHEQHAFDLSKDRKQIFGWLATSGDAVDVDVALQVDAEGNRTNLSDVQAAMAAAQQSASAQQQQSATMDASGKRTDGLTYDDPQFRKTHREITVMRVKVAGNVTGILLPNMRSVKVRVLGSIAPDGEPLQQDLRYVLWKTIDTAAPRTDAINRFQASHIDARSVQFTWSRFVATKAVNRCLQLCYKNVNHDVILRGGSSRFDCQKIPKDGSHFNVKDLLPLTMYKAFLKPCESKEALSDIVDFQTKHDVPGPVTNHELDRSSGTISITWGPPEKSNGVLQGYLIEWINEENTQHAANLTANATSFTFPNVTSNERINISIRALSSSGLGIPIYLNMKNYYPPVNPPGKIGSGGALSAHSMRWLTQILFAVIMLLFLILIATWLWFVLRRKACKKASNGAGSGNAGGAAGGSGATPSSDGRHHHHHHHHMVTDGSAVQMMGILSSCNSDMHEMQTLIRPNNCSHPNGGLSIPNGFGGGSAGSLSYANSPPLGTNVLPVATSLVVRNRSQPVKNFSPTTCDTTINVPLNVTVPAPHVNGTNDYATAMASYKELLGRERTDTSCTGCSGECNREGCGSIHIRNPTALASNDACVVVSAMSPTDVMSSGDELHNQKSPEYLAACGSSTSTNKKDSDRISSTTLATTGERKRSPTLSFASKSSRAAIPSTSMPSSSPTSSSSSSSSSSSTSTSSSPSSSATPSSLTPASSQYVMKSRSPLALDSSQRRLLDTTLDSNTSTTNVAETDVAQRPKPKPPISNTQQTLPVEIYDYATNCDDEQVGVRDNSRQRLLLAECSDEVPEIVSTVLPRGVLRNAGRTQEATDELIRQQNAVISLPRSQMNPMVTSYREANGGADVSSRPEQIIQSYSLKSDNDAEDDDDEQEENDDEDDEELDNSASLLNTSSLSTKPLHQQNHTSSWNFRRPIIGPNG, encoded by the exons TGCTTGCCTTCGTTAACGAGGAAGGACCGGAGCGGCTACGGCTAATAGCCGCTCCACCGTCGCACGTGATCGTGACCAGCACTCGCAGCTCGCCCGTGTACCTGCCATGCCAGGCCGAGCTTGCTCCCGACACGACCGACGACATCCCGAACAGCAGCTACGGCGACGACTACCCGGACGAGCACAACGAGGAGGacgatgaggaggaggaggacgacgaaGGCTACGACGAGGATACGGACGACcaggaggacgaggaggacggCTTCCTGCCGCACACGGCGCCGCTCCTCAACAACAACGACCTCTCCCACGACGAGCGTTCGCTCCATCGACTCCAGCGTCAGCAGCCGCCAGATGTATTCCAGCGGCAGTATCGGGACTACGAAGGTGACGAGGTGAGACGgcgccggcggcggcggcgataCGTGCGGACCCAAGGTCGAGGGTTCGCCGGCAGGGGCGGATACTACGGTGGCGGTGGCCTGGCGACCTTCGAGTACGTCTGGTACCGGAATGGGCTGGAGTTTCTGACCACCTCGTTCCAGAACCAGAACCATCGCCAAACCCACAAAGGCTTCCGGCTGTTCGAAAATGGGACGCTGCGCATCCCGTACAACCGGCAGAACGCGAACATTGCGGCCGGCGTGTACCGGTGCAAGGCGACCCTGATCCACCACAATCCGCGCAACCACGGCCAGGGTTCGATTCTTTCGACGGAGTGCACGGTCTCGATTGCCT ACCTTGACCGAGACAATGGAATCAACTTCCCGAACAACACCATCACGGTGCGAGCGTGCGAACCAACCATCCTGCCGTGTCCGTTCCAGAGTTATCCGGCCGCCAACATTACTTGGTCGGTGAACAAGACCACGATACCGCTGCAGGGCGGCTATGGTAACACGAAGGATGCTAG aTTCTTTCTCCTGCAAAATGGAAGTCTCCTTATCAGTGACGTGCAGCTAACGGACAGTGGCCGGTATCGGTGCAACGCTTCGAATCTTTACGTGGCAAAGAACTTCCGCAGCTCCAGTGTAAATCTGGTTGTGAGCGCCACGGCACCAAGCAGCGCACCGCAGACGACAGGAAACCATGTTCTGATGCCGCCACTGCAACCCTTGCAGCTTTCGGTGCCAGCCGGGAACACACTTCGCCTACACTGTGCCTGTTACTACTGCAAACCGCAGTGGACTTTCACCCCGCGCCACAGCCAAATCCCGATCCCGCTGGACAACTTAACGCACCAGGTCATGTTCGTGAACGCATCCGTCGAGCGGCACGAAGGCTCGTTCACCTGCCGCTCGTCACCGGACGCTACGGCGGAACGGCAAACGTTCAACGTGACCGTCCTGGTAGCACCGACGTTTGTCAGCCGGATCTCGTCGTACATTTCGTCGGTCGTTGCGTCGATGACGTTCAACTGCAGCGTGTCGGGCAATCCGCCACCGACTGTGACCTGGTACAAGAATGGGCGCGCGATTCGCAGCAACTACATTATGCACTACGCGTATCCGCTGCTGCGCATCAACACGCTCGACCCGGAGGACGAAGGTTTGTACCAGTGCGTGGCGAAGAACGCGGCCGGTGAGATCGCCGCCTCGACGTACCTGACGATCCGGGACAAGCAGAAGTATCGGCACAAGGCCAAACGCTTGGACGCGATCCGGTGCTTCCCGATCGACACGACCAGCTTGTACTTAACGTTTAACGTGCCGAGCCACGCTAACCCGGGCATCGAGTACGTCATGTACTACCTGGCGGGTGATGACCCTTTTCGCTGGTTCAGCTCACCGCCGACGCAGCTGGCCGCAAACGGCAGCCTCCGGATAACGGGCCGAATGGTAGAACCGTTCCGGAACTACACGGTGTTCTTGCGCGCTTGCTCGGTAAGCGATATCTCCGGCACGGAAAACATTCTGGGGGGCGGCACGCCCGGCATGAAGAAGGTGATTCCGTCCCGGCTATCGCAAGGTGTCCAGTGTGCATCACAAGGAT ATCCGATTCTGTCGACATTTTTCCCCAACAACGGTATCTTCATCTGGTGGCCGAAGTACGAGGGAGTGGAACCGACGGCATTTACGATACAACTGCAACACGATGGTAATGGCAGTTTAACCAGCTTCACCGAACAAATCATCGGCACTGTGGACCCGCTGGACGACTACATGACGTACGAGGAAGTGGAGCCGCTGCTGGGCAAGATCGCTGCGAAAACGAGCCAACACATGGACTGGCTGTGGAACGACGACGAGGGAGATGTTGTGAACGAAGAAAGCGGTGTGGGACGTAGGAGACGTCGCCGCCGCCAAAGCCACCAGCGGGAGAACCGGCACGAACAACACGCGTTCGATCTGTCCAAGGATCGGAAGCAAATCTTTGGTTGGCTAGCGACGAGCGGTGATGCGGTCGATGTCGACGTGGCACTTCAGGTCGATGCGGAGGGCAACCGAACGAATCTGTCCGATGTACAGGCGGCGATGGCCGCGGCCCAACAGTCCGCTAGCGCTCAGCAACAGCAGTCCGCCACGATGGATGCATCCGGTAAGCGGACCGATGGATTGACCTACGACGATCCGCAGTTCCGCAAAACACACCGAGAGATAACGGTGATGCGGGTGAAGGTGGCGGGCAATGTGACCGGTATTCTGCTGCCCAACATGCGGAGCGTTAAGGTGCGCGTGCTCGGTTCGATCGCTCCCGATGGCGAACCATTGCAGCAGGACTTGCGCTATGTTTTGTGGAAAACG ATTGACACGGCGGCCCCGAGAACCGATGCCATCAACCGGTTTCAGGCGAGCCACATCGATGCCCGTAGTGTCCAATTCACTTGGAGTCGATTCGTTGCGACCAAGGCAGTCAATCGGTGTCTGCAGTTGTGCTACAAGAACGTCAACCATGACGTGATCCTGCGCGGTGGCTCCAGTCGGTTCGATTGCCAAAAGAT TCCCAAGGATGGGTCACACTTTAACGTAAAGGATCTACTTCCTCTAACCATGTATAAAGCTTTTCTTAAACCTTGCGAATCGAAGGAGGCACTGAGCGACATAGTCGACTTTCAAACGAAGCATGATG TCCCTGGTCCGGTGACAAATCACGAGCTGGATCGCTCGAGCGGAACGATCAGCATTACCTGGGGGCCGCCCGAGAAAAGCAATGGTGTGCTGCAGGGCTATCTGATCGAGTGGATCAACGAGGAAAACACGCAGCATGCGGCCAACCTGACTGCCAACGCCACCAGCTTCACCTTTCCGAACGTAACTTCTAACGAGCGCATCAACATCTCGATCCGTGCGCTTAGCAGCTCTGGCCTCGGGATCCCAATCTATCTGAACATGAAAAACTACTACCCCCCGGTCAACCCGCCTGGAAAAATAGGCTCGGGCGGTGCTCTTTCTGCTCACAGTATGCGATGGCTCACACAGATTTTGTTCGCCGTCATCATGCTCCTGTTTTTAATTCTCATCGCAACGTGGCTCTGGTTCGTTCTGCGCCGAAAGGCATGTAAGAAGGCCTCAAATGGAGCCGGCTCGGGTAATGCTGGAGGTGCTGCAGGTGGCAGTGGTGCGACGCCCAGTAGCGATGGCcgacatcaccatcatcatcatcatcatatggTCACCGACGGGTCTGCGGTACAAATGATGGGCATACTGTCGAGCTGCAATAGCGATATGCATGAGATGCAAACGTTGATTCGCCCGAACAACTGTTCTCATCCGAATGGAGGATTATCGATTCCGAATGGCTTCGGCGGTGGTAGTGCTGGTAGTCTATCCTATGCTAATTCTCCTCCACTAGGCACAAACGTACTCCCGGTTGCCACAAGTCTCGTGGTTCGGAATCGATCTCAACCGGttaaaaacttttcaccaACGACGTGCGATACGACAATTAACGTACCACTTAACGTCACAGTTCCTGCACCGCACGTAAACGGTACAAATGACTACGCTACCGCTATGGCTTCGTACAAAGAGCTGTTGGGTCGAGAACGGACAGACACCAGTTGCACCGGGTGCTCCGGGGAATGCAACAGGGAAGGTTGCGGCAGTATACATATACGAAATCCAACGGCGCTGGCCTCAAACGATGCTTGCGTTGTAGTTTCTGCCATGTCTCCAACAGACGTCATGTCGAGCGGAGATGAACTTCATAACCAGAAAAGCCCCGAG TATTTAGCAGCTTGTGGATCCAGCACATCCACGAATAAGAAGGATTCTGATAGGATTTCTTCAACAACCCTCGCAACAACCGGTGAACGTAAGCGATCACCAACCTTGTCCTTCGCTTCCAAATCCTCTCGTGCTGCCATACCGTCGACGTCGATGCCGTCGTCATCACCAACgtcctcgtcatcgtcgtcgtcctcgtcgtcatcTACGTCCACATCCTCATCCCCGTCGTCCTCGGCAACGCCGTCGTCCTTAACACCCGCCTCCTCACAGTACGTTATGAAATCTCGCTCCCCACTGGCACTCGATAGTAGCCAACGTAGATTATTAGATACAACCCTAGATAGTAACACAAGCACCACTAACGTAGCGGAAACGGATGTCGCACAGCGACCGAAACCAAAACCACCAATATccaacacacaacaaacactACCAGTAGAAATTTACGATTATGCAACGAACTGTGATGACGAGCAGGTAGGTGTCCGAGACAACAGCCGGCAGCGGCTGCTCCTGGCGGAGTGCAGCGACGAGGTGCCTGAAATCGTTAGTACCGTACTACCACGTGGCGTGTTGCGAAACGCTGGTCGCACGCAGGAAGCAACCGACGAACTAATCCGGCAACAGAATGCCGTAATCTCCCTGCCTCGGTCTCAGATGAACCCGATGGTCACGTCCTACCGTGAAGCGAACGGTGGAGCCGACGTGTCATCACGACCGGAGCAAATCATACAATCCTATAGCCTAAAGAGTGATAACGACgccgaagacgacgacgacgagcaagaagaaaacgatgacgaagacgacgaggagctggATAACTCCGCGTCGTTACTGAACACGAGCAGCCTCAGTACAAAACCCCTCCATCAGCAGAACCACACCTCCAGTTGGAACTTCCGGCGACCGATCATCGGCCCGAACGGATAG